Proteins from a genomic interval of Euleptes europaea isolate rEulEur1 chromosome 18, rEulEur1.hap1, whole genome shotgun sequence:
- the LOC130490361 gene encoding olfactory receptor 11G2-like: MDPANGTGVEEFILLGFEVGQQKRFLLLILFTILYVLTLAENITIITLVILDTHLARLPMYILLSNFSWIEMCYVSATVPRMLFDLTSPRGIISFHNCFIQFYVFFALGSTECFYLSAMALDRYMAICHPLRYPQIMSPNSCYGLVGSCWVIGFLWYLVPAVLISRLSFCRSNIIDHFLCDAGPILSLACPPLGVAPIISQFCLNALIIGNMFFVVLSYSIVVNTLMKSSGQGSRMKAFSTISFHLLVVILFYGSVAGMYLIPGGENQSEITKVVTLFYTAVTPFLNPMIYCLRNNQVKEALVRLLKGKVMA, encoded by the coding sequence ATGGATCCAGCCAATGGAACTGGAGTGGAGGAATTCATTTTGCTGGGATTTGAGGTTGGGCAGCAGAAGCGGTTTCTACTCCTCATCCTTTTCACCATCCTCTATGTGCTCACTTTGGCCGAGAACATCACCATTATCACGCTGGTGATTCTCGACACCCACCTGGCCCGGCTTCCCATGTACATCCTGCTGAGCAACTTCTCCTGGATCGAGATGTGCTACGTGAGCGCCACGGTGCCCCGCATGCTCTTTGACCTGACATCCCCTCGAGGAATCATCTCCTTCCACAACTGCTTCATCCAGTTCTACGTCTTCTTTGCTCTCGGCAGCACCGAATGCTTCTACCTCTCGGCTATGGCCTTGGATCGGTACATGGCCATCTGCCACCCGCTGCGCTACCCACAGATCATGTCCCCGAACTCCTGCTATGGTCTGGTGGGTTCTTGTTGGGTCATTGGCTTCCTGTGGTACCTTGTCCCAGCTGTTTTGATCTCCAGGTTGTCCTTCTGCCGTTCCAACATCATTGACCACTTCTTGTGCGACGCTGGACCCATCCTGTCTCTGGCCTGCCCTCCGCTAGGAGTGGCGCCCATCATCAGCCAGTTTTGCTTGAATGCTCTGATTATTGGCAACATGTTCTTTGTCGTGCTGTCCTACAGCATTGTGGTGAACACTCTAATGAAATCTTCTGGCCAAGGCAGTCGGATGAAGGCCTTCTCCACCATATCGTTCCACTTATTGGTGGTGATACTTTTCTACGGCTCGGTGGCCGGGATGTACTTAATTCCCGGCGGAGAAAACCAATCGGAGATAACCAAGGTGGTAACACTCTTCTACACTGCTGTGACGCCCTTTCTTAACCCCATGATTTATTGCCTGAGGAACAATCAGGTGAAAGAGGCACTGGTGAGGCTCCtgaaggggaaggtgatggcgTAA
- the LOC130490362 gene encoding olfactory receptor 11G2-like has translation MTDVLQSVQTCATGHQPWDLVNTTSWVTDFVLLGFPSLPPLFRLLLGCLLSVCYTFTLVGNLCIVWAVLRDSCIGRLPMYILLGNFSGLEMCYVTTTAPRMLWDLTSPPPGTISFHGCFLQFYFFFSMGTTESFFLAAMALDRYLAICHPLRYPMLMSQRFCCALAASCWLAGFVWFLAPITLISQLHFCGPNVLDHFVCDPGPLLSLSCTPAPGTEMAFYSLSSIAIFGPFLFIVCSYAAVVQAVTKLPSAAGKRKAFSTCSSHVAVVSLFYGSIMVTYVVPEASGGGNKVVTFFYAVVTPLLNPLIYSLRNKEMKAALRRTLGGK, from the exons ATGACAGATGTCCTTCAGTCAGTCCAAACATGtg CAACAGGGCACCAGCCATGGGACCTAGTCAACACTACCAGCTGGGTGACGGATTTTGTCCTCTTGGGCTTCCCATCCCTCCCGCCCCTCTTCCGCCTGCTCCTGGGCTGTCTGCTGTCCGTTTGCTACACCTTCACCCTAGTGGGAAACCTTTGCATCGTGTGGGCCGTTCTCCGGGACTCTTGCATTGGCCGTCTGCCTATGTACATCCTCCTAGGGAACTTCTCCGGGCTGGAGATGTGTTATGTAACAACCACAGCACCACGGATGCTATGGGACTTGACgtcaccaccaccgggcaccatctccttccatggctgtttcctccaGTTCTACTTCTTCTTTTCTATGGGAACCACCGAGAGCTTCTTCCTGGCCGCCATGGCCTTGGACCGGTACTTGGCCATCTGCCACCCACTCCGTTACCCGATGCTCATGTCCCAGAGGTTTTGTTGTGCGTTGGCTGCTTCTTGTTGGCTTGCCGGCTTCGTGTGGTTCCTGGCACCCATCACGTTGATTTCCCAGCTCCACTTCTGTGGCCCCAACGTTCTCGACCATTTCGTCTGCGACCCGGGCCCTCTACTGTCCTTGTCCTGCACGCCGGCACCTGGCACAGAGATGGCCTTCTACAGCCTGAGCTCCATCGCCATTTTTGGGCCGTTCCTCTTCATCGTGTGCTCCTACGCTGCGGTCGTGCAGGCCGTGACTAAGCTGCCTTCCGCTGCAGGGAAGCGAAAGGCCTTCTCCACTTGCAGCTCTCACGTGGCCGTGGTGAGCCTTTTCTACGGCTCCATCATGGTCACCTACGTGGTCCCTGAAGCTTCGGGAGGTGGCAACAAGGTGGTGACCTTCTTCTACGCCGTGGTGACCCCTTTGCTCAACCCGCTTATCTATAGCTTGAGGAACAAGGAGATGAAAGCCGCCTTAAGAAGAACTCTGGGGGGAAAATAG